One Streptomyces drozdowiczii DNA segment encodes these proteins:
- a CDS encoding HNH endonuclease signature motif containing protein, giving the protein MASTPRRSYSNATIAGLMTLARGGCYWPDCGVPTIRMINGAPRLNLEIAHVRAFEEGGKRYDSGWSVGERNSFANLILLCHPHHSEIDGTNSDQYPVELLERWKHDREADGLSALAGLGDLTEDRLSEMISGAQTALVSRLEPALDAFAKTAPELAELLKVTVKEIANPRIHGFGLSEDEVNSLSRSSDQLAHLQDTAFLLVEASQKLAHLQDTASTLADAAGDLLGLSDDASTLHEAAVKAERAAGRLMDSLGNLPDNTRLLQMAADKAARAAERIGDGY; this is encoded by the coding sequence GTGGCTAGCACACCGCGGCGCAGCTACAGCAACGCAACGATCGCAGGACTGATGACCCTCGCCCGAGGCGGGTGCTACTGGCCCGACTGCGGCGTGCCGACCATTCGAATGATCAACGGTGCACCCCGTCTGAACTTGGAGATCGCGCATGTCCGGGCGTTCGAGGAAGGAGGTAAGCGCTACGACTCGGGCTGGTCAGTCGGCGAGCGCAACAGCTTCGCCAACCTCATCCTGCTCTGCCACCCGCATCACTCCGAGATCGATGGAACGAACAGCGATCAGTACCCGGTGGAGCTGTTGGAACGCTGGAAGCACGATCGAGAGGCCGATGGACTCAGCGCTCTGGCAGGACTGGGCGACCTGACCGAAGATCGGCTTAGCGAAATGATCAGTGGAGCACAAACGGCATTGGTCTCCCGCCTCGAGCCGGCCTTGGATGCATTCGCGAAGACGGCTCCTGAGCTAGCAGAGCTACTGAAGGTCACAGTTAAGGAAATCGCCAACCCGCGTATCCATGGATTCGGGCTCTCCGAGGACGAGGTCAACTCGCTGAGCCGCTCCTCCGACCAACTCGCTCACCTTCAAGACACTGCCTTCCTGCTGGTTGAAGCCTCGCAGAAGCTGGCCCATCTACAGGACACGGCAAGCACGCTGGCCGATGCCGCCGGCGACCTCCTAGGGCTGTCCGACGACGCATCGACGCTTCATGAGGCCGCAGTCAAAGCAGAACGAGCAGCCGGACGGCTGATGGACAGCCTCGGGAATCTCCCCGACAACACGCGGCTCCTTCAGATGGCCGCCGACAAGGCTGCACGAGCTGCGGAACGTATAGGAGACGGCTACTGA
- a CDS encoding helix-turn-helix transcriptional regulator codes for MSDSDRSQRVDALLNGLPEALPSPHVRAKLRLAAGLTQQDIADAVGVKRVAVTRWELGQTSPRRPHREDYLRLLKGLAERFPEAAKADEGMPTPASEGGSG; via the coding sequence ATGTCCGACTCGGACCGCTCGCAGCGGGTGGACGCTCTGCTGAACGGCCTGCCCGAGGCTCTGCCGTCTCCGCATGTGCGCGCGAAGCTGCGCCTCGCGGCCGGCCTCACTCAGCAGGACATCGCGGACGCCGTGGGCGTGAAGAGGGTCGCGGTCACGCGGTGGGAGTTGGGCCAGACCAGCCCTCGACGCCCGCACCGCGAGGACTACTTGCGTCTCCTCAAGGGCCTCGCAGAACGCTTCCCCGAGGCTGCGAAAGCGGATGAGGGCATGCCGACGCCGGCCTCCGAAGGGGGGTCGGGATGA
- a CDS encoding zinc finger domain-containing protein: protein MTATDPALRLPAIQVACPACGARPGDLCTSHGGSRQRRHNVHQARTQALGKSERR from the coding sequence ATGACTGCCACCGATCCCGCCCTGCGGCTGCCCGCGATCCAGGTTGCGTGCCCCGCGTGCGGCGCCCGGCCCGGCGACCTCTGCACGTCCCACGGCGGGTCCCGCCAGCGCCGCCACAACGTGCACCAGGCCCGCACCCAGGCCCTGGGCAAGAGCGAGCGCCGGTGA
- a CDS encoding GntR family transcriptional regulator translates to MSNEAVQPYQRIVQDVRDKIRSGRWTAGTKLPSTRELAEEYGVAAGTVQRALTELRTAGLIYSHQGRGSFITETAAESSEDSTGRALKALEEQIADLAARLERIEKGRSD, encoded by the coding sequence ATGAGCAACGAGGCCGTGCAGCCATACCAGCGAATCGTTCAGGATGTCCGCGACAAGATCCGCTCCGGCCGCTGGACCGCCGGGACGAAACTGCCGAGCACACGGGAGCTGGCAGAGGAGTACGGCGTCGCGGCCGGCACCGTCCAGCGGGCCCTGACGGAGCTGCGCACGGCAGGGCTCATCTACTCCCACCAAGGACGCGGCAGCTTCATCACAGAGACCGCTGCCGAGTCCAGCGAGGACTCGACTGGCCGCGCCCTCAAGGCCCTTGAGGAGCAGATCGCCGACCTCGCCGCGCGCCTCGAACGGATCGAGAAGGGCCGAAGCGACTGA
- a CDS encoding Pycsar system effector family protein: MGVAHDHHPLTITGDRNLDAACATVTGEIARTDSKASLLLAFDGAVLAGLASVADKDLPVFTKAVGALAVLTLAAAAVLLLLVVRPCLTVPGRPAPGTFPQWAHLEENELQEAMDQDHRPARIKALSTLAVRKFRRLALAVDVILAALALLTAAAIGALV; this comes from the coding sequence ATGGGAGTCGCACATGACCACCACCCCCTCACCATCACCGGCGACCGGAACCTGGACGCCGCCTGCGCCACCGTCACCGGTGAGATCGCCCGCACTGACAGCAAGGCCAGCCTGCTGCTCGCCTTCGACGGCGCGGTCCTCGCGGGTCTGGCCAGCGTCGCCGACAAGGACCTGCCCGTCTTCACGAAGGCCGTCGGCGCCCTGGCCGTCCTCACCCTCGCCGCCGCGGCGGTCTTACTCCTCCTGGTCGTCCGGCCCTGCCTGACCGTGCCCGGCCGCCCCGCCCCGGGCACCTTCCCGCAGTGGGCGCACCTGGAGGAGAACGAGCTCCAGGAGGCAATGGACCAGGACCACCGCCCCGCCCGCATCAAGGCGCTGTCGACCCTCGCGGTCCGCAAGTTCCGGCGCCTGGCCCTCGCGGTCGACGTCATCCTCGCCGCGCTCGCCCTGCTGACCGCCGCCGCGATCGGGGCGCTGGTGTGA
- a CDS encoding NUDIX hydrolase — MSTDTIPETIRYTADVVLFADRHVLLIERGWDPFKNRWALPGGHVDKGESSLDASARELFEETGITVPTADLRQVGAFDAVGRDPRGRYVTVAYTAILPALVEPTAGDDATAARWWPLADLPDLAFDHAEIVAEAVKR; from the coding sequence TTGAGCACCGACACCATCCCCGAGACGATCCGCTACACCGCCGACGTGGTCCTGTTCGCCGACCGGCACGTTCTGCTGATCGAGCGCGGCTGGGACCCGTTCAAGAACCGGTGGGCGCTGCCCGGCGGACACGTAGACAAGGGTGAGAGCAGCCTGGACGCCTCCGCGCGCGAGCTGTTCGAGGAGACCGGGATCACCGTCCCGACCGCCGACCTCCGGCAGGTCGGCGCCTTCGACGCCGTCGGTCGTGACCCGCGCGGCCGGTACGTCACCGTCGCCTACACCGCCATCCTGCCCGCGCTGGTCGAACCTACCGCCGGGGACGATGCCACCGCCGCCCGCTGGTGGCCGCTGGCCGACCTCCCCGACCTCGCGTTCGACCACGCCGAGATCGTCGCGGAGGCCGTGAAGCGCTGA
- a CDS encoding RRQRL motif-containing zinc-binding protein produces the protein MAAADPASPPAVRDVDIYADPTGALPVYRWRQAPKGLATRRQLRERRLRPGGQDPVAVIECRGGKRKAWLYEIKKAKPIRPMTFAKELALDKAMAKRQTCPTCSRRYYHCLPLRTLGSCLECYDGTPAAPGSYMRPPGEHLAAAA, from the coding sequence GTGGCCGCCGCTGACCCCGCGTCCCCGCCGGCCGTCCGGGACGTCGACATCTACGCCGATCCCACCGGCGCCCTGCCCGTCTACCGCTGGAGGCAGGCCCCCAAGGGCCTCGCCACCCGGCGCCAGCTGCGGGAGCGGCGCTTACGGCCCGGCGGCCAGGACCCGGTCGCCGTCATCGAATGCCGGGGCGGCAAGCGCAAGGCATGGCTGTACGAGATCAAGAAGGCCAAGCCGATACGGCCGATGACCTTCGCCAAGGAGCTCGCGCTCGACAAGGCGATGGCGAAGCGGCAGACCTGCCCGACCTGTTCGAGGCGGTACTACCACTGCCTCCCTCTGCGCACCCTCGGATCGTGCCTGGAGTGCTACGACGGCACCCCGGCCGCGCCCGGCAGCTACATGCGCCCGCCCGGCGAGCACCTCGCCGCCGCGGCCTGA
- a CDS encoding RibD family protein: MTARPYVILSAAMSVDGYLDDASPQRLRLSNAADFDRVDQVRAESDAILIGATTMRKDNPRLLVNSEERRAQRVAEGKPAYPLKVTVTRTGDLSADLNFWHHGGPKLVFTVDDAVEKVRATLDGLADVVSVGPELDWGLVLDELGRRGIGRLMVEGGGTIHTQLMAADLADEVHLAIAPLLVGQPEAARFLAAADYPGGTTARMKVLEVRAIDDVVFVRYSPKERTA, translated from the coding sequence ATGACCGCACGTCCGTACGTCATACTCTCCGCTGCCATGTCGGTCGACGGCTACCTGGACGACGCCAGCCCTCAGCGGCTGCGCCTGTCCAACGCGGCCGACTTCGACCGCGTTGACCAGGTCCGCGCGGAGTCCGACGCCATCCTGATCGGTGCGACGACCATGCGGAAGGACAACCCGCGCCTGCTGGTCAACAGCGAGGAACGCAGGGCTCAGCGCGTTGCCGAGGGCAAGCCTGCCTACCCGCTCAAGGTCACGGTCACCCGGACCGGGGACCTCTCCGCTGACCTCAACTTCTGGCACCACGGCGGCCCGAAACTGGTCTTCACTGTCGATGACGCAGTGGAGAAAGTGCGCGCCACGCTCGACGGCCTGGCCGACGTCGTCAGCGTCGGCCCGGAACTCGATTGGGGCCTGGTCCTCGATGAGCTCGGGCGCCGTGGAATCGGCCGACTCATGGTGGAGGGCGGCGGCACGATCCACACCCAGCTCATGGCCGCAGACCTCGCCGACGAAGTGCACCTCGCCATCGCACCCCTGCTGGTCGGTCAGCCGGAGGCGGCACGCTTCCTGGCCGCCGCCGACTATCCCGGCGGAACGACGGCCCGGATGAAGGTGCTGGAGGTCCGGGCGATCGACGACGTCGTCTTCGTCCGCTACTCCCCGAAGGAGCGCACCGCCTGA
- a CDS encoding dCMP deaminase: MPSGSRRLLGRSGHRWRGRHRVGVRLLPRDRPREHAEEVALAQLPQGDPRLAGATIYSTLEPCSQRSASRTPCAYRILEAGIPRVVIAWREPSLFVDDCVGYEQLVEAGVTVVELPELAAAAKATNSHLPGLGEEGSR, from the coding sequence GTGCCCTCCGGCTCCCGGCGCCTACTCGGTCGGAGCGGTCATCGTTGGCGAGGACGGCACCGAGTTGGCGTCCGGCTACTCCCGCGCGACCGGCCCCGCGAGCACGCGGAGGAAGTCGCCCTCGCCCAACTCCCCCAGGGCGACCCGCGCCTCGCGGGTGCGACGATCTACAGCACGCTGGAGCCCTGCTCCCAGCGCAGCGCCTCCCGTACGCCCTGCGCGTACCGAATCCTCGAGGCTGGCATCCCGCGCGTCGTCATCGCTTGGCGTGAGCCGAGCCTGTTCGTCGACGACTGCGTCGGCTACGAGCAGCTGGTGGAGGCCGGAGTGACTGTCGTGGAGCTGCCCGAGTTGGCGGCGGCCGCGAAGGCGACCAACTCCCACCTGCCGGGTCTGGGCGAGGAGGGGTCCCGGTGA
- a CDS encoding AAA family ATPase, whose translation MDLLNLPASVLCTLVGPPGSGKSTFAAHYPDSWRVCLDVYRRLATDSEADQSATPVAAEIQALLLDARLSRGLTTLVDSTNVFAHVRTSLIARARYWQRPAVAVLFDVPLPTVEAQNAGRDRVVPLHIVREHHQLLPDADQLQREGFTAVHPISELLATPGAPRR comes from the coding sequence ATGGACCTGCTGAACCTTCCCGCCAGCGTCCTCTGCACCCTGGTCGGTCCGCCGGGCAGCGGCAAGTCCACCTTCGCCGCCCACTACCCCGACAGCTGGCGCGTCTGTCTGGATGTCTACCGCCGCCTGGCCACCGACTCCGAGGCCGACCAGTCCGCCACCCCGGTCGCCGCCGAGATCCAGGCTCTACTTCTGGACGCCCGCCTCTCCCGAGGCCTGACCACGCTGGTGGACTCCACCAACGTCTTCGCCCATGTCAGAACCAGTCTGATCGCCCGTGCCCGTTACTGGCAGCGGCCCGCCGTCGCCGTCCTGTTCGACGTTCCGCTGCCGACGGTGGAAGCCCAGAACGCCGGACGCGACCGCGTGGTCCCGCTGCACATCGTGCGAGAGCACCACCAGCTGCTCCCCGACGCCGACCAGCTCCAGCGCGAGGGCTTCACCGCCGTGCACCCGATCTCCGAACTCCTCGCCACGCCCGGCGCCCCGCGCCGCTGA
- a CDS encoding DUF4231 domain-containing protein, giving the protein MTESIREQESGSEPAPDGEPEEQSRWELAMREAEGLDVYRDLAKAERRLARARSVARVRTVVLSVAAFSLLASMGWTAWTWATPSRFIGPDIVCAILIALCLGGVKADRRRRGSLESTAELEDRLDITRGSARIVSALRGTSLDLQRGLYREDAADVIEQHRADSRKYRRVHNTLQNFIMIGSAATTTVAALDTGGKLTWQNVTIVAIGFAVTLSAAFIGYYKYRERSYFLLQTADSIEEEVNAFTLGIGPYSDYDQDQRSQALKLFTQRVEDHRNEQRRRQQQLDQPADQALPSSQPPA; this is encoded by the coding sequence ATGACCGAGAGCATTCGTGAACAAGAGTCGGGCAGTGAGCCAGCGCCAGACGGAGAGCCTGAAGAGCAATCGCGTTGGGAATTGGCCATGCGGGAAGCCGAGGGTCTCGACGTTTACCGGGATCTCGCGAAGGCGGAGCGACGACTTGCCCGCGCGCGATCGGTCGCCCGGGTTCGTACGGTTGTTCTGTCGGTGGCCGCTTTTTCGCTCCTGGCCAGCATGGGTTGGACGGCCTGGACCTGGGCGACGCCCTCCCGTTTCATCGGGCCCGACATCGTGTGCGCCATCCTCATCGCACTGTGCCTGGGAGGGGTCAAAGCCGACAGGCGACGGCGAGGCTCCCTAGAGAGCACGGCCGAGCTGGAGGATCGGCTCGACATCACGCGGGGATCAGCGCGCATCGTGAGTGCCCTGCGCGGAACTTCGCTTGACCTTCAGCGGGGTCTTTACCGCGAAGATGCCGCTGACGTCATTGAGCAGCACCGGGCAGACAGCCGGAAGTATCGGCGCGTCCACAACACGCTGCAGAACTTCATCATGATCGGCTCCGCAGCGACGACGACTGTGGCCGCGTTAGACACCGGAGGGAAGCTGACCTGGCAGAACGTGACGATCGTCGCCATCGGCTTTGCCGTGACGCTGTCGGCTGCGTTCATCGGCTACTACAAATACCGCGAGCGCAGCTACTTCCTGCTGCAGACCGCCGACTCCATCGAGGAGGAGGTCAATGCCTTCACCCTCGGTATTGGGCCCTACAGCGACTACGACCAGGACCAGCGGTCCCAGGCCCTGAAACTGTTCACCCAACGCGTCGAGGATCACCGTAACGAGCAGCGGCGCCGCCAGCAGCAACTCGACCAGCCCGCCGACCAGGCCCTCCCCTCCAGCCAGCCGCCGGCATGA
- a CDS encoding DUF721 domain-containing protein produces MTETLNTTASSSEQPASELSGVDLARVALHQARELQGLVADRAWDVPAAGGSILDQWPATAAALSPKLAAHAQAVAFHAETGQLDLRPDSPAYATQLRLISSQIVAAANDAVGTQAVRTVRVLAVGATAPAPREAGAAPTAAAPEALVKTRDMAPPGFHRALTAHQAVPRVQLVSSGVTEAIERQNQAMRERSRRAFPEPDVIADDAPAPIEQTRAQRRRQAAATEAAALRRTRAERARQDHNSPECLR; encoded by the coding sequence ATGACCGAGACCCTGAACACCACCGCCAGCAGCAGCGAGCAGCCGGCCTCGGAGCTGTCGGGCGTCGACTTGGCACGGGTCGCGCTGCACCAGGCACGCGAGCTCCAGGGCCTGGTGGCCGACCGGGCCTGGGACGTCCCGGCCGCCGGCGGAAGCATCCTGGACCAGTGGCCGGCCACTGCGGCCGCGCTCTCGCCGAAGCTGGCCGCGCACGCCCAAGCGGTCGCCTTCCACGCGGAGACCGGGCAGCTGGACCTGCGCCCGGACTCGCCCGCGTACGCCACGCAGCTGCGCCTGATTAGCTCTCAGATCGTCGCTGCGGCGAACGACGCGGTCGGCACCCAGGCAGTGCGCACCGTTCGGGTCCTGGCCGTGGGCGCGACGGCCCCGGCACCCCGTGAGGCGGGTGCGGCCCCGACGGCGGCCGCGCCCGAGGCACTGGTGAAGACTCGCGACATGGCCCCACCCGGCTTCCACCGCGCGCTCACCGCCCACCAGGCCGTCCCGCGTGTCCAACTCGTCAGCTCGGGCGTCACCGAGGCGATCGAACGGCAGAACCAGGCGATGCGCGAACGCAGCCGCCGGGCGTTTCCCGAACCCGACGTCATCGCGGACGACGCGCCAGCCCCGATCGAGCAGACCCGCGCGCAGCGACGCCGCCAGGCTGCGGCGACCGAGGCCGCCGCCCTGCGCCGGACTCGTGCGGAACGGGCCCGGCAGGACCACAACAGCCCAGAGTGCTTGCGGTAG
- a CDS encoding helix-turn-helix domain-containing protein: MGQQPNVLTPEQSPLHRFGYTLRELRKVRGMSLRELAAKSFMSHSKLQKWENASRPPKDRAEVELIDSLLRAGGVLVDLWERISPGVSARAAVSVSAPHVSETSIGLAAAASERAASDHEGIFVPARLRDGSVVFVALDRRDLLRGGVGIGAAAAFGASTPAVAESGVVQGLMQPPQMAAAYSGTPIEHFRQARRLLIDNDNLLGPRHTIAAVREHIEKIKSLRQGTKGADRHDLMELQTQYAEFASWLYQDMGDFGSAGFWLDRAFQWSHTVGDGDLTSYVMARKAQLAGEMRDRVDVVDLAEAAQRMARPRSRLAAVARTYESYGHALRGESSDSERAIDDVRNSLDRVSSDATPWGVWLNEQYLDVHRAQGLEVLGKHAQAAEVFARAIEALPAGYHRDRGVYLARAAVAHAGAGSPEEAAAVGLQALAVARDTGSGRIMRELVNLDKTLVPWQRQPEVAAFRESFDAVLAHES, encoded by the coding sequence GTGGGGCAGCAGCCGAACGTGCTGACGCCGGAACAGTCGCCTCTGCACCGCTTCGGATACACGCTTCGAGAGCTCCGAAAGGTCCGCGGCATGTCGCTCCGGGAACTGGCCGCGAAGTCCTTCATGTCGCACTCCAAGCTGCAGAAATGGGAGAACGCCAGCCGCCCGCCGAAGGACCGAGCGGAAGTCGAGCTGATCGATTCCCTGCTCCGGGCCGGCGGTGTTCTGGTCGACCTCTGGGAGCGGATCAGCCCCGGTGTATCCGCTCGGGCCGCTGTATCCGTTTCTGCTCCCCATGTATCCGAAACGTCGATCGGGCTGGCCGCAGCGGCCAGCGAGCGGGCAGCGTCTGATCATGAGGGGATCTTTGTCCCCGCTCGTCTACGGGATGGATCGGTGGTATTCGTGGCGCTCGATCGACGCGACTTGCTGCGTGGTGGGGTGGGCATCGGCGCTGCGGCCGCTTTCGGCGCGAGCACGCCGGCGGTCGCGGAATCCGGGGTTGTTCAGGGCCTGATGCAGCCCCCGCAGATGGCGGCCGCGTACAGCGGCACGCCCATCGAGCACTTCCGGCAGGCCCGCCGCCTGCTGATCGACAACGACAACCTGCTGGGGCCGCGGCACACCATCGCAGCCGTACGTGAGCACATCGAGAAAATCAAGTCGCTGCGCCAGGGCACCAAGGGCGCCGATCGCCATGACCTGATGGAGCTCCAGACGCAGTACGCCGAGTTCGCCTCCTGGCTCTACCAGGACATGGGCGACTTCGGGAGCGCGGGGTTCTGGCTCGACAGGGCGTTCCAGTGGAGTCACACCGTCGGCGACGGCGACCTGACCTCCTATGTCATGGCACGCAAGGCGCAGCTCGCCGGGGAGATGCGGGACCGGGTCGACGTCGTCGACCTGGCTGAGGCGGCGCAGCGGATGGCGCGGCCTCGAAGCCGCCTCGCGGCGGTCGCCCGAACCTACGAGTCGTACGGCCACGCGCTTCGAGGTGAGTCCAGCGACAGCGAGCGCGCGATCGACGATGTCCGTAACTCCCTTGATCGCGTTTCCAGCGACGCGACCCCCTGGGGTGTGTGGCTGAACGAGCAGTACCTCGATGTCCACCGAGCGCAGGGCTTGGAGGTGCTGGGGAAGCACGCTCAGGCTGCGGAGGTCTTCGCCCGCGCCATCGAGGCCCTGCCCGCGGGCTACCACCGGGACCGGGGTGTATACCTGGCCCGCGCCGCCGTCGCCCACGCTGGCGCCGGCTCGCCGGAAGAGGCCGCAGCCGTCGGCCTCCAGGCGCTAGCCGTCGCTCGGGACACCGGCTCCGGCCGGATCATGCGCGAGCTGGTCAACCTCGACAAGACGCTGGTCCCGTGGCAGCGCCAGCCGGAGGTGGCCGCCTTCCGTGAGAGCTTCGACGCCGTCCTTGCCCACGAGTCCTGA
- a CDS encoding cell envelope integrity protein TolA, with protein MVTKALLTLGGGALIFTCVNVTLFGISHEIPWYIAWMLDPLASLALITVLYVDGVLAEHGGDYKPGGWPFLLRWTAGLSTWVMNCWTSLYPDGHFHFIPQKPDAGGILLHSVAPALLILLAEAATGYRKYATRRRGELNAVIARFETAKATEREAAEKRAREEAEREAAAKREAAEREAARREREEIARLENERRAAEIEAADRTRRAEIEAERERLALTERSAEIEASRRKTEAEIEDRRRREEWEREQAERDREATRQAEIVKAEAQAEALRKEAEAQAEALRKEAEAQAEALRKEAEAAAEAERIRAEAEARALEEAEKLKRQRALERAAAKARGTSESAGARASISAGRPSESGVALSAVPALTASENGGRIPREVREKQRDEAERYIAKCSLSGIAPDLERLGTQYGKGETWVGDRVRAAKKRLAEEDGFEESVIADALDVFEDDGSDSESAGAA; from the coding sequence ATGGTCACCAAGGCGCTGCTCACCCTCGGGGGTGGCGCTTTGATCTTCACTTGTGTGAATGTGACCCTGTTCGGGATCTCCCACGAGATCCCCTGGTACATCGCCTGGATGCTGGACCCGCTGGCCAGCCTCGCCCTGATCACCGTCCTGTACGTCGACGGCGTCCTCGCCGAACACGGCGGCGACTACAAGCCCGGCGGCTGGCCGTTCCTGCTGCGCTGGACCGCCGGCCTCTCCACCTGGGTGATGAACTGCTGGACGTCGCTCTACCCGGACGGCCACTTCCACTTCATCCCGCAGAAGCCCGACGCGGGCGGCATCCTGCTCCACTCCGTCGCCCCCGCGCTGCTGATCCTGCTCGCGGAAGCCGCCACCGGCTACCGCAAGTACGCGACTCGGCGGCGCGGCGAACTGAACGCGGTCATCGCCAGGTTCGAGACCGCGAAGGCCACGGAACGCGAGGCCGCCGAAAAGCGAGCCCGCGAGGAAGCCGAACGCGAGGCCGCCGCGAAGCGCGAGGCAGCAGAACGCGAGGCCGCCCGGCGCGAACGCGAGGAAATCGCGAGGCTCGAAAACGAGCGGCGCGCCGCAGAAATCGAGGCGGCCGACCGTACCCGCCGCGCAGAAATCGAGGCGGAACGCGAGCGGCTCGCGCTGACCGAGCGGTCCGCAGAAATCGAGGCGTCGCGGCGCAAGACCGAAGCCGAGATCGAGGACCGCCGCCGCCGTGAGGAGTGGGAGCGGGAGCAGGCCGAACGGGACCGTGAGGCCACCCGCCAGGCCGAGATCGTCAAGGCAGAAGCGCAGGCAGAGGCGCTGCGCAAGGAAGCCGAAGCCCAGGCGGAGGCGCTGCGCAAGGAAGCCGAAGCCCAGGCGGAGGCGCTGCGCAAGGAAGCCGAAGCCGCCGCTGAGGCTGAGCGGATCAGGGCTGAGGCAGAGGCCCGCGCCCTGGAGGAAGCCGAGAAGCTGAAGCGGCAGCGCGCCCTGGAGCGGGCCGCCGCCAAGGCTCGCGGAACCTCGGAAAGTGCAGGCGCCCGCGCCTCGATTTCTGCGGGTCGTCCCTCGGAAAGTGGGGTCGCGCTCAGCGCGGTGCCCGCCCTGACCGCCTCGGAAAACGGCGGCCGGATCCCTCGCGAAGTGCGCGAGAAGCAGCGTGACGAAGCCGAGCGGTACATCGCGAAGTGCTCGCTGTCCGGCATCGCGCCGGACCTGGAGCGCCTCGGAACCCAGTACGGCAAGGGCGAGACGTGGGTCGGAGACCGCGTCCGTGCGGCGAAGAAGCGCCTCGCGGAAGAGGACGGATTCGAGGAGTCGGTCATCGCCGACGCCCTGGACGTCTTCGAGGACGACGGCAGCGACAGCGAGAGTGCCGGTGCGGCATGA
- a CDS encoding WhiB family transcriptional regulator, with product MDWRHNAVCREEDPELFFPIGNTGPALLQIEEAKAVCRRRCPVMEQCLQWALESGPVDGVWGGTSEDERRSIKRRAARRRARSAS from the coding sequence ATGGACTGGCGACACAACGCGGTCTGCCGCGAGGAAGACCCCGAGCTGTTCTTCCCGATCGGCAACACCGGACCGGCGCTCCTGCAGATCGAGGAGGCCAAGGCGGTCTGCCGCCGCCGCTGCCCGGTCATGGAGCAGTGCCTCCAGTGGGCGCTGGAATCCGGCCCAGTTGACGGCGTCTGGGGCGGCACCAGCGAGGACGAGCGGCGCTCCATCAAGCGCCGCGCCGCCCGCAGGCGGGCCCGCTCCGCCTCCTGA